Below is a genomic region from Sphingopyxis terrae subsp. terrae NBRC 15098.
AGACGAGTCGATCAAGGGTGCGGAGCGTAAAAAATCTGAAATAAAATTCTTGACTCGCAAGGGGACGCGGAAACGCGTTGCAGGGCAAAATTTCTTATATTTTTCAGATATTTAGTGCAGCGTAAAAACGTCATGGTAAACGAATCGCGATAAATCCGTCACTTACCGCGCTGCAACAGCTTTGCCATCGCGCTGTAACAAAAAAGGACCCGCGGGCGCTTGGCCGACGGGTCCTTTTTTGTGCCCTTTCGGGACGGTGCGGCGTGCGCGGATCAGGCGATCGCGTTCACGCTCTTGGTCAGGCGCGAATATTTGCGCGCAACCGTGTTCTTGTGGAGGACGCCCTTGGCAACGCCGCGCGCCATTTCGGGCTGCGCCGCTGCGAGCGCTGCAGTCGCGGCGGCCTTGTCGCCGGCGGCAACCGCGTTTTCGACCTTCTTCACGAGCGTGCGGATGCGCGACACGCGATTCTTGTTGATCAGCGTGCGCGCGCTGTTGCGACGGATGCGCTTTTTTGCCTGCGGCGTATTGGCCATAAGTTCCTCAAAATATCCAATCGGTTCAACGGTCGGAGCACAGCAGCAGCGGAGCAGCCGAATCGCGCGTGGACGGCGAATCAATGTCCGGATGCGGCCGGTTCCGGTTGACCGGACCCTGCTCGAAGGGTGGGCCCATAGCCAGCATGCCTCCGAAGGTCAACGCTTTTCGCTGGAAAAGCGGCATCCGATCACGCTCACCGCTGGCATTTGGGGCAATAGAAGGTGGACCGCCCCGACTGGACGATCCGCACGATCGTGCCGCCGCATTCGCAGCGCTCGCCCTCGCGGCCATAGACGCGCCAATCCTTGGCAAAATAGCCGAGGTCGCCTTCGGGACTGAGGAAATCGCGCAAGGTCGAACCGCCCGCAGCAATCGCCGCCGCCAGCACTGCCTTGATCGCCGGTACCAGCGTGCCGAGCTTTGCCCGCGAGACGTCGGCCGCAGGGCGGGTCGGCGCGATTCGCGCCATGTTGAGCGCCTCGCAAACATAGATGTTGCCGAGTCCCGCGACGATCGTCTGGTCAAGCAGCATCGCCTTGATCGGCGCGCGGCGGCCGGCGAGCGCGCGCACGAGATAGGCGGCGTCGAAATTGTCCGACAGCGGCTCCGGTCCCAGCGTTACGAACGCGGGAAAGATCGCGAGCGGATCGCCATTCACAAGATCGACCGACCCGAACCGCCGCGGATCATGGAGAAACAGGCGGTGTCCGGCGCCGGTTTCGAGCAGCAGATGATCGTGCTTGCCCGCCTCGCCGCCCTCGGTGCGCCACCGCCCCGACATGCCGAGATGGAAGATCATATGGTCGTCGCGGTCGGTCGAGACGATGCCATATTTGGCGCGCCGCGCGAGATGGGTGACCGTCGCCCCGGTCAGCCGCTGCGCAAGGTCAGCGGGAAAGGGACGCCGCAAATCGGGGCGGAAGGTGCTGACCGTGACGAGCCGCTGCCCCTCGAGAAAGGGCGCGAGGCCGCGCACGGTGGTTTCGACTTCGGGAAGCTCGGGCATTTCGCGCCAGCGGTATCTGGCATTTGCGCGCGCGGCAAGGCCCGGCTAAAGGCGCTGCTGAAAGAGGCTTTCCCCGCAAAGGCGCGCACCCGATGACCACCCCCGACTCCGTCAGCTTCGGCTATGAACAGGTCCCGGCGACCGCGAAGACCGCGATGGTCGGCGAGGTGTTCAGCCGCGTTGCGCGCAAATATGACATCATGAACGACGCGATGTCGGGCGGGATGCACCGGCTGTGGAAGGACCGTTTTGTCCGGCGCGTCAAGCCGCGCGCAGGCGAGGCGATCCTCGACATGGCGGGCGGCACCGGCGACATCGCCTTTCGCATGGAGCCGTCGGGCGCGAGCATCACGGTCGCCGATATCAATCCCGACATGCTGGGCGTCGGCATGGAACGCGCGGCGGAGCGCGGCATCGACACGCTGGTATGGTCCGAACAAAATGCCGAGAAGCTGAGCTTTCCCGACCAGTTTTTCGACGCCTATACGATCGCCTTCGGCATCCGCAACGTGACCGACATTCCCGCCGCGCTGAAAGAGGCGCACCGTGTTCTGCGCTATGGCGGGCGCTTCTTCTGCCTCGAATTTTCGACCAACGAATGGCCCGGCTTTGCGCAGGTCTATGACGCCTATTCGCACCATCTGGTGCCCAAGCTCGGCAAGCTGATCGCCGACGATGAAGACAGCTATCGCTATCTGATCGAATCGATCCGCCGCTTCCCGCCGATGCCGCGCTTTGCGCAGATGATTCGCGATGCGGGCTTTACCGCGGTGAAGGTCGAACCGATTTTGGGCGGACTGGTCGCGATCCATAGCGGGTGGAAGGCTTGACCCGACCCGTCACCCATATTGCCCGCCTGCTGAAGTGGGGCCGCATCCTGGCGCGCCACGGTGCGCTGCGCGGGATCGAGACCGCGCCGCAGACGCCGCCAGGGGTCAAGCGGCTGTGCCGCATCGCGCGGCTCGGCACGATTCAGCCCAAGGTGCCCGATTATGCCGCCGCCTTCCAGGCGATCGGACCGGCGGCGGTCAAGCTGGGACAGACGCTCGCGACGCGTCCCGATCTCGTCGGCGAAGAGGCGGCGCGCAACCTGCTGACCCTGCAGGACGCGCTCGCGCCCGTGACCTTTGCCCGCATCCGTGCCGAGATCGAGGCGACGTTCGAGGCACCGCTCGAAAGCCTGTACAGCGAATTTGATCCCGAACCTGTCGGTTCGGCCTCGATCGCGCAGGTTCACCGCGCGGTGACCACCGAGGGCCGGCAGGTCGCGGTCAAGGTTCGCCGACCCGGCATCGACAAGCAGTTCGCGCGCGACATCGAAACCTATGAATGGGCCGCCGCGCACCTCGAGGCACTGGGCGGCGAAGCCGCACGGCTGCGGCCGCGGCAGGTGATCGCCAATTTCCGCCGCTGGACGCTGCGCGAGCTCGACCTGCGCCGCGAAGCCGCGTCGGCATCCGAACTGCGCGAGGCAATGGCGGCCGAGCCAACCTACGAAGTGCCCGCGATCGACTGGGACCGCACCGCGTCGCGCGTCATGACGCTCGACTGGATCGACGGGATCAAGATTTCGCACCGCGAAGCGCTGGTCGCGGCGGGGCACGACATGGAAAAGCTGGCGACCAATCTGGTCCAGGCCTTTCTGCGCCAGGCGATCGCCGAGGGGTTCTTCCACGCCGACATGCACCAGGGCAATTTGTTCGTGAAGGCCGACGGGACGATCGCGGCGGTCGATTTCGGCATCATGGGGCGGATCAACCGACAGGCGCGCTACTGGCTCGCCGAGATCCTCTATGGGCTGACCACCGGCAATTACCGCCGCGTCGCCGAGATTCATTTCGAGGCGCAATATGTCCCCGACTATCACAGCGTCGAGGAATTCGCGACGGCGCTGCGCGCGGTCGGCGAGCCGATGCGCGGCAAACCGGTGAGCGAGCTGTCGGTCGGGCAGATGCTCGACGGACTGTTCGCGATCACCCGCGACTTCGACATGCAGACCCAGCCGCATCTGCTGCTGCTGCAAAAGACGATGGTGATGGTCGAGGGCGTGGCCACGATGCTCAACCCGCGGATCAACATGTGGGATGTATCGGGACCGTTCGTGCAAGGATGGATTCGTGACGAACTGGGCCCCGAAGCCGCGCTGGCCGATGGGCTGCGCGAACAGGGGCGGACGCTGGCGCTGATCCCCGACATCATCCGCCGCCTCGACGCGCAATTGCCGAAGCCGGGCGCTGCTCCGCCCGCGCCGCCGCTCCCCGATGTCCGGCTGATGTGGGAAAAGGGCGAAAAGCGGACAGCATGGCGCTATGCGCTGACCGCGCTCGCCGGGGCGGCCGCAGGTGCTGCGATCCTCCTTGCGCTGGGCGGTTGATCGCCGCCGCCAAGGCCGATTGTGATTACCAAAGATTTACCTTAATTCGCTAGCGTTTTTGAGGACCAACAGGGCGGTACCGCTCGATCGAACCGAGGCATCTTCACCCGATATGCACCACGAAACCGCCCTTGCCGACCCGATCGTGTCGGTTGACACCCTCCCGCTCGAAGTCGCGGTCGTCGTCCCGACGCTCAACGAGGCCGCCAATGTCGAGCGGCTAGTCGAGAAGCTGACGAACGTCCTTGCCGGTCGCGGCTGGGAAGTGCTGTTCGTCGACGATAATTCGCCCGACGGTACCAGCGACGTCGTGCGCCGCATTGCCCGCAACTCGCGCCACGTCCGCATCGTTCAGCGCGTCGGCCGCCGCGGCCTGTCGTCAGCGGTGATCGAAGGGGTGCTGGCGACGGCCGCTCCGGTGATCGCGGTGATGGACGGCGATCTTCAGCACAGCGAAGACGCGCTGCCGCGCCTGATCGACGCGGTGGCCTCGAACGACGCCGACATCGCCGTCGGCACCCGCTACGTCGATGGCGGCGGCGTCGGCGAATGGAGCGCGCTGCGCGTGTCGATGAGCCAGTTTGCGACAAAAATCGGCCAGATCGCGCTGCGCACCAAGGTGAGCGATCCGATGAGCGGCTTTTTCGCGATGCGCCGCGAAGCCTTCGACGCGGCGCTGCCACGCCTGTCGGCGATCGGCTTCAAGATACTGGCCGACATATTGGCGTCGTCGCCGACGCCGCTGCGCGTCGCCGAAATTCCCTATCAATTCCGCACCCGCGAAGCGGGCGAGAGCAAGATCGGCGCGCGCGTCATCGCCGAATATGCCGAACTGCTCGCCGAAAAGACGATCGGCCGCTTCGTGCCGGTCCGGCTGCTCAAATTCCTGATGGTCGGCGGACTGGGCGTCATCGTCCACCTGTCGGTGCTGTGGGCGCTGCTGACCGCCGGCAACAGTTTCATGATGGCGCAGACCGGAGCGGTCGTGACCGCGATCGCGTTCAATTTCTTCCTCAACAACAGCTTCACCTACGCCGACCGCAAGCTCAAGGGCTGGGCGGTGCTGGGCGGACTGGCGAGCTTCTATGCGATCTCGGCGGTCGGCGCGCTCGCCAATATCGGCATCGGCACCTGGCTCGCCGGGCAGAATGAGCGTTGGTGGGTCGCGGGCGTCGCCGGGGTCTTGGTAGGCGCGATCTGGAATTTCGCCATGTCTTCGGCGCTGACGTGGCGCAAATAGCGCCGACGGCCGCCACCGGCTGGAACCGCTTTTCGGCCATCCCGCGGCTTTGGGCCGCGGCCGTGCTGGTCCTGCTCGCCGCGCTGATGGTGGCCGGATGGAGCGGCGGCGTGGGCGGCAAGCGGGTACAGCCCGCCAAGCCCACATCGATGAAGTTCGAAGGCATGGTCGGCGATCATGCGCTGTACCTCAACATCCTGCGCAAGATGGAGGCGGGCCAATCCTATTATCCCGCCGCGACGGAAACGCAGCGCGCGCATCGCTATCCGCTGCATCCCTTCTTCACCGTACGCCTGCCCACCCAGGCCGAAATCATGGCGGTAATCGGCCTGCGCGGGTCGGTCGCGCTGCTGACGTTGACCGGTCTTGCGGCGTTTCTTCTGTGGCGAAAGCGGTTGATGGCCGGTGATCTGCCGCCTTATGCGCGCTTCGGTGCGTTCCTCATGGCGGTCAACATGTCGCAGATCGTATCGCGCCAATGGGTGCTGATGCACGAAGTGGTGGCGGGCGTGCTGATCGCGCTGGCGCTCGCCCTCTATCGCCCTGCCCGTCCCTGGCCGGCGATGGCGGTGATCGCGCTCGCGCTGGCGATGCGGGAAACGGTCCTGCCCGTGGCGATGTTGCTGGGCCTGTTCGCGCTGATCGACCGCGATTGGCGCGCCGCCACCGGCTGGCTTGGTATCGGACTGGGCTTCCTGGCCTTGATGGCATGGCATGCGACGACGCTGACCGCCTTCGTCCGTCCCGGCGATATGACCACCCCAGGCTGGAGCGGGATGGGGGGATGGCCCGCCTATCTGTCCTTCGTCCATGTATCATCGGTTTTCCGCTTTCTTCCGGCTTGGACGATGGTGCCGGTGGTGCCGCTGGCATTGCTCGGCTGGGCCGCATGGCGATCGCGGCTGGGCACGACGATGCTGATCGTCCAGCTCGGCTATGCGGCGATGCTGATGCTGTTCGCCCGCCCCAACAATTTTTACTGGGCGATGCTGATCGAACCGACATTGTTCGTGGGGCTGATCTTCGCGCCCGCCGCACTCCTTGCTCTGTACCGGTCGATCCGGGCGGTGCCGTCCCCAGTTTCCGTACCCGCGGTCTGAGCGGTCAGAATCTGCGTGGATCGCGGGCGCGGACATCCTATAGGATAGGGTCATGACCCATCGGCGTATCCTTCTGATCATCGGCGGCGGCATCGCCGCCTACAAGGCCATCGAGCTGGTGCGCCTGCTCCGCAAAGCCGGCCATAGCGTACGCTGCGTGCTGACGCGCGCGGGCGAGCAGTTCGTCACGCCGCTGACGCTCGCGGCCCTCTCTGAAAATAAAGTATATACATATCTTTTCGACCTGAAGGACGAGGTCGAGATGGGGCATATCCAGCTTTCACGCGAAGCCGACCTGGTCGTCGTTGCCCCCGCGACCGCTGACCTGCTGGCAAAGATGGCGGGGGGCATCGCCGACGATCTGGCGACAACCTTGCTGCTCGCGACCGACAAGCCAGTGCTCGCGGCGCCGGCTATGAACGTACGCATGTGGCTGCACCCCGCGACGCAGCGCAATGTCGCGACGCTGCGCGGCGACGGGGTGACGGTGATGGAGCCCGACGCGGGCGAAATGGCGTGCGGCGAATATGGCCCCGGCCGCTTGCCCGAGCCCGAAGCAATCAAGGCGGCGGTCGAGGCGGCGCTGGTGCAAGGCACGGTTGTCCGACCGCTCGGCGGCCAGCCCGATTTCGCGCCGTCGCGCCACCGCCCGCTCTTTGGCCGACGCATCCTCGTCACCGCGGGACCGACCCACGAACCGATCGATCCCGTCCGCTACATCGCCAACCGGTCGAGCGGCAAGCAGGGCTTCGCGATCGCCGCAGCCGCCGCCGAAGCGGGCGCGGAGGTGCTGCTGGTCGCGGGACCGGTACCGCTGCCGACGCCGCCGGGCGTGATTCGCGTCGATGTCGAAACCGCGCGCGAAATGGCGGCCGAGGTCGAGGCGGGACTGCCCGTCGACGCCGCGATCATGGTCGCCGCAGTTGCCGACTGGCGCGCCGCCGACATATCGGCGCAGAAGATCAAGAAGGACGGCAGCGGCGAGGTGCCACCGCTCGCCCTGGCAGAAAATCCCGACATTCTGGCGAGCGTCGCGAAGAGCGCCAAGCGCCCGCCGCTGCTCGTCGGCTTCGCCGCCGAAACCAACGACGTGATCACCCATGCTCAGGCAAAGCTCGCCCGTAAGGGCTGCGACCTGATCGTCGCCAACGATGTGTCGGCGGACCCGATGGGCGGCGAGACGAACCGCGTTCATATCGTCAGCAGGGCTGGCGTCGAGAGTTGGGACCGGCTGCCCAAGGAAGCCGTCGCCCGCAAATTGATGGAAAAAATCGCCTATGAACTCGATACCCGCGTCCCGCTTGCCGATGATTGAGATCCGCCTCCAGCGCCTGCCCAACGGCGGCGGCCTGCCGGTTCCGGCCTATGCGAGCGACGGCGCCGCGGGGATGGACATCGTCGCGGCCGAGACGCTGACGCTGCGCCCCGGCGCGCGCCACGCGGTTGCGACCGGCTTCGCGATGGCGATTCCCGCAGGCTATGAGGTGCAGGTGCGCCCCCGCTCGGGCCTCGCACTCAAGCACGGCATCACCTGCCTCAACACGCCGGGGACGATCGACAGCGACTATCGCGGCGAGGTGAAGGTGATCCTCGCCAATCTCGGCGACGAGGTGTTCGAAATCAAACGCGGCGACCGCATCGCGCAGATCGTGCCCGCGCCCGTCCAGCGCGCGACCTTTGCCGAGGTGGAGACGCTCGACGAAACGGCGCGCGGCGCGGGCGGCTTCGGATCGACCGGGGTCGCGAGCGGCACGGCCGCCGAACAGAGCGAAGGCGATCAGGATGCGCCCGCCAATGTCGGGTCGCTCTCGGCGATGAAGATGCGGCGGCCGGGCGAATAGGTCTTGCTCAGCGACGCCGAACTCGACCGCTATGCGCGCCAGATCATCCTGCCGCAGTTCGGCGGCGCGGGGCAGGCGAAGCTCAAGGCGGCGCATGTCGCGCTGATCGGCGCGGGCGGGATCGGCTGTCCGGCGATCACCTATCTGGCGGCAGCGGGGGTCGGCAGGCTGACGATCATCGACGATGATCGCGTCGAACTTTCCAATCTGCAGCGTCAGCCGCTGTTTACCGATGCCGACATCGGCCGTCCCAAGGCGGTCGTCGCGGCAGACGCCGCGCGGCGCATCAACCCCCATGTCGAAGCGGTGGCGGTCGAGGCGCGGCTCGATACGGGCAATGCCGAAGCGCTGCTGACCGATGCGAGGCTGATCCTAGACGGTTGCGACAATTTCGCCACCCGCCTCGCGGTCAACCGCGCGGCGGTCGCGCGCGAGATTCCGCTGCTCAGCGCCGCCATCGGCGCGTTCGAGGGACAGATCGCGCTCTATGAAGGCTGGCGCGGCGACAGCCCCTGCTACGCCTGTCTGGTCGGGGACGATCCCGACCGACCCGGCATCAACTGTGCCGAAGCGGGCGTGATGGGCGCGCTCGCCGGAATGGTCGGAACGATGGCCGCGCTCGAAGCGGTGCGCGCGCTGACCGGCTGGGGCCAGCCGCTGACCGGCCGCCTCGCCATCCTCGACATGCTCGATCGCCGCTGGCGCGAGGTCGGTGTCGCAAAGGAGCCGACATGTCCGATATGCAGCGCCTGAGCATCATCGTCGCGAGCTGTGACGGTGCGCGCTTCTATGCCGCGCTGGAGACAGGGATTGCTGCCGCGGCGCTCGGCCGCCCGGCCCGGCTGTTCCTGCAGGGCGAGGCGGCGGCGCTGCTGCGCACGCCCGTCACCTTTGCCGGCGACGGTGCGCGCGAGGCGGTTGGTCAGCCGGGGCTTGCCGCATTGATCGCCGAGGCGATGGCGATGGATGTTGACCTGTTCGTCTGTCAGTCGGGTATCGCGCTCGCGGGCATGACGGCGAACGACCTGGTGCCGCAGGTGCGCGCCGCCGGCCTCGTCAGCTTCCTTGCCGACGCCCGCGCCGACGACAGGCTGCTGGTCTATTAGGGGTTCTTGCAGACCTTGATGGCTGTAGGCGCTGGGCGCTGACCGTCGGGTACAAAGCGCGCGAGATAGCCGCCCGCATGTGCCTTGTCGTCATAGGACAGAAGCTTGAAGCCCACCGCCTCGAATTCGCAGACGAGCAGGCGAAAGGGTGTCCCATGCTGGGCGATCGGACGATCGCCGTCGACGACGATCACCTGCCCGTCCTGGCGCAGCGCCGGGCGCAGGCACCACAGAAAGGCATAGGGCTCGCCGATCTCGTGATACATATGGACCATGAACACGCGGTCGAAGCTGGCCGCGGGCAGGCGCGGATCGTCGACCGCACCAAGTTTGAGCGAGA
It encodes:
- the rpsT gene encoding 30S ribosomal protein S20; translated protein: MANTPQAKKRIRRNSARTLINKNRVSRIRTLVKKVENAVAAGDKAAATAALAAAQPEMARGVAKGVLHKNTVARKYSRLTKSVNAIA
- the mutM gene encoding bifunctional DNA-formamidopyrimidine glycosylase/DNA-(apurinic or apyrimidinic site) lyase, which translates into the protein MPELPEVETTVRGLAPFLEGQRLVTVSTFRPDLRRPFPADLAQRLTGATVTHLARRAKYGIVSTDRDDHMIFHLGMSGRWRTEGGEAGKHDHLLLETGAGHRLFLHDPRRFGSVDLVNGDPLAIFPAFVTLGPEPLSDNFDAAYLVRALAGRRAPIKAMLLDQTIVAGLGNIYVCEALNMARIAPTRPAADVSRAKLGTLVPAIKAVLAAAIAAGGSTLRDFLSPEGDLGYFAKDWRVYGREGERCECGGTIVRIVQSGRSTFYCPKCQR
- a CDS encoding class I SAM-dependent methyltransferase, encoding MTTPDSVSFGYEQVPATAKTAMVGEVFSRVARKYDIMNDAMSGGMHRLWKDRFVRRVKPRAGEAILDMAGGTGDIAFRMEPSGASITVADINPDMLGVGMERAAERGIDTLVWSEQNAEKLSFPDQFFDAYTIAFGIRNVTDIPAALKEAHRVLRYGGRFFCLEFSTNEWPGFAQVYDAYSHHLVPKLGKLIADDEDSYRYLIESIRRFPPMPRFAQMIRDAGFTAVKVEPILGGLVAIHSGWKA
- the ubiB gene encoding 2-polyprenylphenol 6-hydroxylase; translated protein: MTRPVTHIARLLKWGRILARHGALRGIETAPQTPPGVKRLCRIARLGTIQPKVPDYAAAFQAIGPAAVKLGQTLATRPDLVGEEAARNLLTLQDALAPVTFARIRAEIEATFEAPLESLYSEFDPEPVGSASIAQVHRAVTTEGRQVAVKVRRPGIDKQFARDIETYEWAAAHLEALGGEAARLRPRQVIANFRRWTLRELDLRREAASASELREAMAAEPTYEVPAIDWDRTASRVMTLDWIDGIKISHREALVAAGHDMEKLATNLVQAFLRQAIAEGFFHADMHQGNLFVKADGTIAAVDFGIMGRINRQARYWLAEILYGLTTGNYRRVAEIHFEAQYVPDYHSVEEFATALRAVGEPMRGKPVSELSVGQMLDGLFAITRDFDMQTQPHLLLLQKTMVMVEGVATMLNPRINMWDVSGPFVQGWIRDELGPEAALADGLREQGRTLALIPDIIRRLDAQLPKPGAAPPAPPLPDVRLMWEKGEKRTAWRYALTALAGAAAGAAILLALGG
- a CDS encoding glycosyltransferase family 2 protein produces the protein MRTNRAVPLDRTEASSPDMHHETALADPIVSVDTLPLEVAVVVPTLNEAANVERLVEKLTNVLAGRGWEVLFVDDNSPDGTSDVVRRIARNSRHVRIVQRVGRRGLSSAVIEGVLATAAPVIAVMDGDLQHSEDALPRLIDAVASNDADIAVGTRYVDGGGVGEWSALRVSMSQFATKIGQIALRTKVSDPMSGFFAMRREAFDAALPRLSAIGFKILADILASSPTPLRVAEIPYQFRTREAGESKIGARVIAEYAELLAEKTIGRFVPVRLLKFLMVGGLGVIVHLSVLWALLTAGNSFMMAQTGAVVTAIAFNFFLNNSFTYADRKLKGWAVLGGLASFYAISAVGALANIGIGTWLAGQNERWWVAGVAGVLVGAIWNFAMSSALTWRK
- the coaBC gene encoding bifunctional phosphopantothenoylcysteine decarboxylase/phosphopantothenate--cysteine ligase CoaBC; the encoded protein is MTHRRILLIIGGGIAAYKAIELVRLLRKAGHSVRCVLTRAGEQFVTPLTLAALSENKVYTYLFDLKDEVEMGHIQLSREADLVVVAPATADLLAKMAGGIADDLATTLLLATDKPVLAAPAMNVRMWLHPATQRNVATLRGDGVTVMEPDAGEMACGEYGPGRLPEPEAIKAAVEAALVQGTVVRPLGGQPDFAPSRHRPLFGRRILVTAGPTHEPIDPVRYIANRSSGKQGFAIAAAAAEAGAEVLLVAGPVPLPTPPGVIRVDVETAREMAAEVEAGLPVDAAIMVAAVADWRAADISAQKIKKDGSGEVPPLALAENPDILASVAKSAKRPPLLVGFAAETNDVITHAQAKLARKGCDLIVANDVSADPMGGETNRVHIVSRAGVESWDRLPKEAVARKLMEKIAYELDTRVPLADD
- a CDS encoding HesA/MoeB/ThiF family protein yields the protein MLSDAELDRYARQIILPQFGGAGQAKLKAAHVALIGAGGIGCPAITYLAAAGVGRLTIIDDDRVELSNLQRQPLFTDADIGRPKAVVAADAARRINPHVEAVAVEARLDTGNAEALLTDARLILDGCDNFATRLAVNRAAVAREIPLLSAAIGAFEGQIALYEGWRGDSPCYACLVGDDPDRPGINCAEAGVMGALAGMVGTMAALEAVRALTGWGQPLTGRLAILDMLDRRWREVGVAKEPTCPICSA
- a CDS encoding DsrE family protein, translating into MSDMQRLSIIVASCDGARFYAALETGIAAAALGRPARLFLQGEAAALLRTPVTFAGDGAREAVGQPGLAALIAEAMAMDVDLFVCQSGIALAGMTANDLVPQVRAAGLVSFLADARADDRLLVY